The sequence below is a genomic window from Ochrobactrum quorumnocens.
ATCAAGGGTGGCACTGCTCAAATTCCATTGGAGAGTGGCAACTTGAAAAAAATCCTGTTTTGCTCATTAATTCTGTTTTGCTCGTCTGGGGCAATGGCCGCAGATGTGGTCCTCGACAATTCAGCGCTACCCGTGGTTTCGCAAGCGCCCATTAGCTGGACTGGCGCCTATATTGGCGTTCAGGCCGGAAGCGGCTGGGCGAGTGGTGATTTTTCCGGCTTTGGCATCAACGGATCCGAGGACGCCAATGGAGGTTCGCTCGGTGGCTTTATCGGCTATAATTATCAAAGCGGTAATAGTCTGATGCTCGGCATTGAAGCCGATGTTGAATACAACTGGAACGAACAACAGGTTTTCGGCGCTGATTTCGGCACCGACTGGGCAGGTTCGGTACGCGGCCGTGTGGGCTATGCCTTCAATAAGGCGCTGATTTACGCCACGGCCGGCTGGGCAGCAACACGCGGTTATGTCGACGTGCCGGGACTGGGCAAGGCCCAAGAAACCTACAACGGCTACACGGTCGGTGCCGGTCTGGACTACGCGTTCACCAACCAGATCTTTGGTCGGATCGAATATCGTTATAACGACTATGGAGACAAAGCGCTTCAGGGCATCAACGTCGATGTCGACCAACACGCGGTCAAGATTGGCCTGGGCGTCAAGTTCTAGTGCCGGGCTGCACAGGCGATATGATCAACCAAACCTCCCAATTTATAGTGACGGCGAGGCGGTCCGGGTCGCTTCTGGCCACGACCGTTCTCGTGTTGTGCCTTATCCGATTGGCAACCACCGTGCCCGCATCGGCCCAAAGCATCACCACGTCCGGAGACGTTACCCCCTCCCCGGCGTCGTCACCCGTATGGCATGTTGGTGTTGTCAATGTCGGCAATGCAGGAGAAGGAACGCTGACGGTGGAGGGCGGGGGGCTTCTCATCAGCACATATGGCCAGATCGGCGTCCAGGCCGGGGGCGCGGGAACGGTGACTGTGGCGGGGTCCGGGTCGGGCTGGTTGAGCAACAGCACTATCTACGTCGGTATGTTTGGCACCGGTACGCTCAATATCGAGGATGGGGGGACCGTCAGTAATGCCCAAAGCGGATATATTGGCAACTACGGGGGCTCTGCCGGCGCCGTGGCCGTCACCGGGATTGGATCGACTTGGGCGAATGCGGATTATCTTTCCGTGGGATATATGGGCAGTGGCGCACTCACCATAACCGATGGCGGTAGGGTCACAAACAGTTTTGGCTACATAGGCGCGAATCTCGGCTCCATCGGAACGGCGACCGTGTCTGGAGGCGGTTCAAGCTGGGAAAACAGCGGCGATCTGGTTGTTGGCCAGCTTGGAGACGGCACGCTAGCCATCGAAAGCGGCGGTGCAGTCAGCAATGCGACTGGACATATTGGTTTCAGTCCCGGTTCAATTGGCACAATAACGGTGACGGGCGAAAACTCGTCATGGACAAACCATAGCACTCTTGTTGTCGGCAACTACGGCACTGGTAGGCTGACTGTTGCGCAGGGCGGCGTGGTCAGCAGTGAGGATGGCGGCATCGGTATCCAGGCTGGTTCCTTCGGTACGGTGACGGTGAGGGATGTTGGCTCGATCTGGACCATGGTAAACGATCTCGTAATCGGTAGGGCTGGCAGTGGCACTGTGTCGGTCGCGGCAGGTGGCATGGTCAATAACGGGTTTGGCTATATTGGCACAGGCTTGGGTGCAGAAAGTCATGTCAATATCACCGGCGCTGGTTCGCAGTGGACTAACGCCCACAGTCTTTTCGTTGGCGATGCTGGTGGCCATGGCACGCTTCTGATCGAGAACGGCGGTACAGTCAGCAATGGCTACGGGGTAATCGGCAGCGGCACCGGAACTGGCACCAAAGGTGCGGTCATCGTGACTGGTGAAAACTCCAGGTGGTCCAATCTGGGCGACCTTAATCTTGGCAATTCGGGCACGGGTACACTGACTGTCGAAGAGGGAGGTGCGGTCCTTACCGGCAGGGCCGGTTATGTCGGCTATGGCGCCGGTGCCTTTGGCGCTGTCACCGTTCTGGGAGAAGGATCGTCATGGGAGAGTTCCCTCGGTATTTACGTGGGTGTTTTTGGTAACGGTGAGCTTTCGATCAAGGAGGGGGGCAGGGTGTCCGGCTACGGCGGCACTCTCGGTGACTTCGCAGATTCCGCTGGCCTAGCCACGGTCAGTGGCATGAACTCATCCTGGATAAACACCGCGGACGTCATAATTGGTAACAACGGCGCGGGCACATTGTCTGTCGAAGATGGCGGCCAGGTTTCGAATACGTTCGGGACTATGGCAAAGGAAGCCGGCTCAAAAGCCGCGGTTACCGTCACTGGTAATGATTCAGCCTGGATAAACAGTGACACGCTTTATATTGGCTTGCGCGGGACAGGGGCGTTGTCAGTCGAGGATGGTGGCTATGTATCCAACGCCACCGGTTTCATCGGTCGCGCGGGTGATGCACGAGGCATGGTCACAGTGGCGGGGAGCGGCTCCGCATGGGACAACGACACTCTATATGTTGGCACAGACGGAAAGGGCTCGCTGTCGGTAATGAACGGCGGCGCCGTATCGAATGAGTCTGCCGGGTTTGTCGGATATTCATCGGGTGCCCAAGGAGATGTCTTGGTAACTGGCCGCGGTTCAAGTTGGACCAGCAAAGGCAATCTCAACGTCGGATACGCTGGTACTGGCATCCTGACCATCGCCGATGGCGCTACCGTCACGGCTGCGAGCGGGGTGGGGAGTATCGACGTTGCCAGCATCTCCAGTTCGACCGGTACAATCAATATTGGGGCGGCATCGGGTGAACATGCCGCCAATGCCGGCACGCTCAAATCTGCCGGATTGCTGTTTGGCAGCGGGACTGGCTCGCTTGTGTTCAACCACACTGGCCTTTCAGACGGTTTCGTGCTGGATTTTGCTCCGGATATCGCCGGTCGAGGAACAATCTTTAATGAAAATGGCAATACGGTCCTGAATGGGGATAATTCCCACTTCACAGGTGAGACGGAGGTAACGGGGGGCGAGTTGACGATCGCGGATCGGATTGGAGGCTCAGCGTCGGTGCACGGCGGCAGTTTGCGGGTGAACGGCCAACTCGGCGGCAATGTTGAGGTTTCTGACACCGGACGGATCATGGGACGCGGAACAATCGAGGGGAGCCTCTCGCTCTCTAGCGGCGGCACTTTATCAGGCCAACAGGGACAGGCATTGGCTGTAGTCGGTGATCTGAGGCTCGACGCGGGCAGTGCTGTTGAAGTCGCTCTGGGAGGTGTCTCGTCGCCTGCGCTCTTCAACGTCGGCGGTAACCTCACACTCGACGGCATGCTTGAGGTTACCGATCAGGGCGGGTTTGGTGTCGGTGTGTACCGACTGTTCGACTATGCCGGAGGGTTGACGGACAACGGCCTTAGCATCGGCTCGACACCGGCGGGCGTTGTCGCGGACGATCTATCCATCCAGACAGCAGTCGACGGTCAGATTAATCTGGTTTCAACCGCCGGAGCGGAGCTCGGCTTCTGGGACGGCGGCGATGTAGCACTACACGACAATAATGCCGTGGACGGTGGTTCTGGCACATGGAGGGCGGACGGGCGTAACTGGACCTCTGACAATGGCTCGATCAACGGATCCTTTAAACCGTACCCAACCTTTGCGATCTTTCAGGGAACGTCCGGGGCAGTCGCGGTCGACAATAGAGCAGGCGCGATCGGCGTCACTGGCATGCAGTTTGCCACCGACGGATATCGCGTTTCGGGCGATCCAGTCGAGCTTCTCGGCATGAATGGCGAAACCATCATCAGGGTTGGCGACGGTGGTGCCTCAGACAGCGGAACCGCGGTTGGAATATCGGCAACGTTAAGCGGTGCCTCCGGCGTGGTGAAGACAGGTGCCGGATCTTTAGTGCTCACCGGCAATAACACCTACACCGGAGATACACGCATCTCCTCCGGCACATTGTGGCTGTCGTCGGATGCCAATCTCGGTGCATCATCAGGGGCGGTGATTTTTGACGGAGGAACGCTGGCTACGACGTCCGGTTTTACCTCGGGCCGTGCGATCACCTTTAACGATTCTGCACGCATCGATGTTTTCGCAGATCGCGAACTTTCCTTGTACGGCGCGATATCGGGGACGGGCGGCCTTGAGAAGCTTGGCAATGGAACATTGAAACTGTCCGGAGAGAACACTTACGGGGGAGATACAGTTGTACGGGCCGGAACACTGATTGGCGATGCGGGCTCTATTACGGGCAATATTGCCAATGCGGGCACGGTCGTGTTCGAGCAAGGCGCAAATAAATCCTTCATCGGCAATATTGTCGGGTTCGGTGGCTTGACCGGCAAGATGATCAAGCGTGGGACAGGTACGCTCACGCTCACCGGCAGCTCGCATCTCGGCTGGACAGTCGATGCTGGTGAACTGGTTTCGGCGACCAATCGGTTTACCAGCGATCTCGTCATTGGTGCCGATGGCAGCTTTACCTTCGATCAGGACTATGCCGGCAGTTATGCCGGTACGATAATCGGCTCGGGGGCACTACTGCTGACCGGCGGAGGCGCTGTTGCGCTGACTGCTGACAGTTCAGGATTTGCCGGAACCACTGCGCTATCCAATATGACGCTCGTCGTCGCTGAGGCACTCGGTGGTTCCCTCTCTATCCTTGACGGCGGTCGTCTGGAAGGCACCGGCACGGTTGGCCCAACGACGGTTGCTGCCGGCGGCACGCTTGCGCCGGGAAACTCGATCGGCACGCTTGCCGTCGATGGTGACCTTAGTTTTGCACCCGGATCACGCTACGAGGTGGAAGTCAATCCCCAGCGTACTGACAGAGATCTTTTGTATGTGGCTGGCAATGCCGCACTCAATGGCGGAGCTATTGCCCATATCGGCGCGACGGGTGAATATGAACTGCGTTCGACCTATACCATCATTTCTGCCCATGGTGCTCTATCGGGCACATTCGATGGTGTAACGTCGGACTTTGCCTTCCTGAACCCTGACCTGATCTACGACTACGGCGCGGGAACCGTCGATCTGTTGCTAGTTCGCAATGATCGCGATTTCGCTTCTGTGGCCCTGACACCGAACCAGATCGCCACTGCACAAGGGATCGACAGCATCGGTTTTGATGCCAGCGATGCAGTTTACGATGCGGTAGCTCAAATCACCGCCGATAACCAGCTTATCCGGGCCAGTTTCGACGCGCTCTCGGGCGAGATCCATGCCTCGGCGATGACAGCGCTAATTGAGGACAGCCGGCTTATTCGCAACGCCGCCAATGACCGGATCCGCGCAGCATTCGGCAACACTGGCGCATCTGCTACGCCGGTCTTGGCTTATGGCCCGGAAGACGCCCCTATACTCGTTGACGCCGAACATGCCGGTCCGGCATTCTGGAGCCATGGATTTGGCTCTTGGGGTTCGGCCGATGACGACAGCAATGCAGCCTCGCTTGACCGCGCGACAGGCGGCGTGCTGGTCGGAGCAGATAGATTGGTCGATGAATGGCGCCTTGGCCTGCTGGTGGGCTACAGCCAGTCGAGCTTTGACGCGCGGGATCGGGCTTCATCGGGCTCAAGCAACAATTATCATCTTGGCCTGTATGGTGGAACCGAGTGGGGCGAACTAGCCCTACGCACTGGTGCTGCTTACACTTGGCACAATATCGATACTAGGCGTTCTGTCGCCATCCCTGGGCTTGCCGATAGCCCTTCAGCAGATTATAGCGCTGCGACTTTCCAGGTGTTTGGTGAACTGGCCCATGGCTTGGAGCTAGATTCCGAGTCGCGACTGGAGCCTTTCGCTAACCTCGCCCATCTAAGCCTGCATCGCGACGGTTTTGGGGAACAGGGCGGTGCGGCGACACTCACGGCAGCGAGCACGACTGCCGGCGTGACCTTCACAACGCTTGGGCTAAGGAGCGAGCACAACCTCACGTTCGGCACCATGGATGCGAAACTCAATGGTACAGTCGGCTGGCGGTACGCCTTTGGTGACACCACGCCGGAAAGCAATCACGCCTTCTGGACCAGTGACGCTTTTACTATCGCCGGCGCGCCGGTCGCCAAGGATACAGCCATTATCGACGCCGGCATTGACCTAAATCTGACACCCGACGCAGCCGTTGGTCTGTATTACACCGGCCAACTTTCCTCAGTCTCTGCCGATCACGGCTTTAAGGCAAACCTGAATATGAGGTTCTAGCATGAGCAGAGGTCATGGCGGTGCCATACTCAGCATTGTCCGCTATTCAACCTTTTTATTTCAGGTCCAATCTGTCGTTAAAATCAGGCAGAGCGTCCAACAACTCGTTGGAAGAACGATGACGTGTGCTGTTCAGTGCCGGAACTCTGCGGATAACGAGATTTTTCTGATTCGATGTTAAAGAGACCCAAGAAGCCATAAATGAGTGCTTAGTCCCCATGTGTGTTTCAAGATAGTCGGTAAAGCAGCCTGACATGCCCTGACCGCGGCGATGAGCCACGCCATGTGATCGAGTACTGCCTCGTTTTCCAGACGCGTCAAACGACAAAAGCTTCTGACGCAGCGTTGGCGCAAATGGGATGCCTTGCAGGGGTTGCCCTTGGACGACCGCTGTGCCGCGGATCGGATTGGTACATAAGCAGCGATGCCCGCTTTCCCGCAGGCTTGATATCCTCGATCCTGTCAAAGCTGAGCGTGTGCATTGCCGCCTGCACCGTTGGCGCAAGCCCCCCATATCGAGCACCTTGGTTACACACTCTGGGTGTCATCGCCGACGCCGACCTTCGTCATGCACGCCCTTGCTCGGTCATCTGGATCGGTCAGCGAAATCTGGTTCTCGCCTGTGCGATCAAGCTCGTCTAAAAATGCTTTATGCCGGTCGCGCTTGCCCTCGATAGCTGCGATTTTCTCAGCCAGTTTGCCGTCACCTCTGCACTAACGCCGCCGCTGGCTTCTTCTTGCGCATCGCCTGCATCGAGCCGCGTTATATATCGTAAAGCTTTTCGGCGGTCTCGCGGATGAACTTAGTCGGCGAGCGCCGCGTGAAGTTGCGATCCTTATCGTTGGCTGCTTTGATACGGGGTCAAGCACCCGCCAGTAGCTCACGCCCGGACAGATCAAGCTGACGGCAGCGAACGACGATTCCCGGAAGACTTGCTTGAATGCCGACAGGTTTACCCGCCGAAAATCGGCGATCATGGGGATCCTGTTGGAGGTGCTGCAGCAGCCAGATGTCCTCGATACTGCCGTGGCCCTAAGCCCCAAGCCGCCGGCTGAATCGACGACTAGTGTAGCCACGAACGTACCACTTGAGCAGATTTGCAGGGGCAAACCCCGGCAGCCCTGTATCCTTGGCCGTCACCCGCACGAGAAACCGGCGGCCTGAGGATCGAGGCCGTCGACGGAGACTTCGATAAAGCGAGCCGGTTATTCGGGCCGGCATAATCGACTACCGCTTTCGATCAAAGCAGCAATTGCGAGCAGTCTGTTCCTGATAGACGTGACATGGCAAAGTCTACATAGAGGCAGTTCGAGAGAATCGCGCAGGTGTTTTTGGGAATACAACAATGATGGGAATATCTATCAGCTTCCGTGAGCGGATTTTGCTCTACGCTCTGCTCACGTCCCTAACTTCCATTAGCATCGACGCACTATTACCAGGTTTGCGGGCAATTGGGGCCGACGTCAGCGTTTCTCTGCCATTCTCGACGCAGCACGTGATATCTTTGTTCATCTTCGGAATGGCCTTCGGGGAATTGCTGCTGGGACCACTTTCCGACGCTCTGGGCAGAAAGAAAGCTCTTGTCCTTGGCCTTAGTATCTATGCTGTGGGAACAGTCATGGCCATGCTAGCGGACTCGCTGGAAATGTTGATCCTGGGCCGATTTCTTCAGGGATTCGGTGTGTCTGGCCCAAAGATTGCGACACGTGCGATGATCCGTGACCAATTTGAGGGTGACGCCATGGCTCGTGTCATGTCCTTCATATTCACACTATTCATTATCGTACCGATGTTGGCCCCGGTCTTAGCACAAGCCGTCATAAACACTGCAGGATGGCGCAGTATATTCGTCTTCTACCTTGTGTTTGCTGGAATGCTCGGCCTCTGGCTAATACTCCGCCACCCAGAAACGTTGTCTCCGGAGCAGCGGATCGCCTTTCGCCCAAGGCTGCTCTTCCGCAACGCGCAGGGCATTCTTGTCAATCGCCGCGTGGCACTGCTCATTCTCGCAACTGGCCTCGTCTTCGGTGCGCAGCTTCTATATTTAAGTATGGCCGCTGATCTATTCTTCGATTCCTACGGGATCGCGGAGACCTTTCCGCTCTATTTTGCCATGTTGGCAACCAGTATCGGGCTAGCCTCGTTTCTCAATGCCCGGCTCGTTCAACGCTTCGGCATGAATGCGATGGCACGCGCTGGATTTCTAGGACTAACACTTGGCGGGATGGCGATGCTTTTCGCGGTTTTTGTCTTTGAGGGGCATTTGCCGCTTACTGTCCTTCTGGCTCTGACCTATGCTGCGTTCTTCGCCATCGGCATGCTCTTCGGCAATCTCAACGCAATGGCGATGCGCCCGCTGGGGCAGGTGGCGGGATTGGCCGCCTCACTGATTGCCTCAGGCTCCAGTTTTGTCGCCACGATCTTTGCAGTCACAATGGGCCACTTCTACGACGGTACGCCTCTCAACATGGCCTGCGGTCTGTTTATTGCTGGCACAATCGCTCTAGCTCTGTCCGAGCTAGCGGCTCGGGGCTCTACTACTCCAGTAGAAGTTGCTCGATAGCGTCTGACCTGAATGGAGTCTTACTCACTTCTGGAGTTCTCGGACAGTCTGCAGAATATATGCGGTATCAGACTATCAGGAGATAGTCATGCTCGAAATCGCTGTCGATATTCTCCTGGTGACAGTCCAACAATGCGAACGAAGATTTTGCTAAACGCACTGGGATCAGAATACCCGACCTCCCACGCGATGCGCTCGATAGGGGAGTAACCGAACTGCAATAGC
It includes:
- a CDS encoding multidrug effflux MFS transporter: MMGISISFRERILLYALLTSLTSISIDALLPGLRAIGADVSVSLPFSTQHVISLFIFGMAFGELLLGPLSDALGRKKALVLGLSIYAVGTVMAMLADSLEMLILGRFLQGFGVSGPKIATRAMIRDQFEGDAMARVMSFIFTLFIIVPMLAPVLAQAVINTAGWRSIFVFYLVFAGMLGLWLILRHPETLSPEQRIAFRPRLLFRNAQGILVNRRVALLILATGLVFGAQLLYLSMAADLFFDSYGIAETFPLYFAMLATSIGLASFLNARLVQRFGMNAMARAGFLGLTLGGMAMLFAVFVFEGHLPLTVLLALTYAAFFAIGMLFGNLNAMAMRPLGQVAGLAASLIASGSSFVATIFAVTMGHFYDGTPLNMACGLFIAGTIALALSELAARGSTTPVEVAR
- a CDS encoding autotransporter domain-containing protein is translated as MPASAQSITTSGDVTPSPASSPVWHVGVVNVGNAGEGTLTVEGGGLLISTYGQIGVQAGGAGTVTVAGSGSGWLSNSTIYVGMFGTGTLNIEDGGTVSNAQSGYIGNYGGSAGAVAVTGIGSTWANADYLSVGYMGSGALTITDGGRVTNSFGYIGANLGSIGTATVSGGGSSWENSGDLVVGQLGDGTLAIESGGAVSNATGHIGFSPGSIGTITVTGENSSWTNHSTLVVGNYGTGRLTVAQGGVVSSEDGGIGIQAGSFGTVTVRDVGSIWTMVNDLVIGRAGSGTVSVAAGGMVNNGFGYIGTGLGAESHVNITGAGSQWTNAHSLFVGDAGGHGTLLIENGGTVSNGYGVIGSGTGTGTKGAVIVTGENSRWSNLGDLNLGNSGTGTLTVEEGGAVLTGRAGYVGYGAGAFGAVTVLGEGSSWESSLGIYVGVFGNGELSIKEGGRVSGYGGTLGDFADSAGLATVSGMNSSWINTADVIIGNNGAGTLSVEDGGQVSNTFGTMAKEAGSKAAVTVTGNDSAWINSDTLYIGLRGTGALSVEDGGYVSNATGFIGRAGDARGMVTVAGSGSAWDNDTLYVGTDGKGSLSVMNGGAVSNESAGFVGYSSGAQGDVLVTGRGSSWTSKGNLNVGYAGTGILTIADGATVTAASGVGSIDVASISSSTGTINIGAASGEHAANAGTLKSAGLLFGSGTGSLVFNHTGLSDGFVLDFAPDIAGRGTIFNENGNTVLNGDNSHFTGETEVTGGELTIADRIGGSASVHGGSLRVNGQLGGNVEVSDTGRIMGRGTIEGSLSLSSGGTLSGQQGQALAVVGDLRLDAGSAVEVALGGVSSPALFNVGGNLTLDGMLEVTDQGGFGVGVYRLFDYAGGLTDNGLSIGSTPAGVVADDLSIQTAVDGQINLVSTAGAELGFWDGGDVALHDNNAVDGGSGTWRADGRNWTSDNGSINGSFKPYPTFAIFQGTSGAVAVDNRAGAIGVTGMQFATDGYRVSGDPVELLGMNGETIIRVGDGGASDSGTAVGISATLSGASGVVKTGAGSLVLTGNNTYTGDTRISSGTLWLSSDANLGASSGAVIFDGGTLATTSGFTSGRAITFNDSARIDVFADRELSLYGAISGTGGLEKLGNGTLKLSGENTYGGDTVVRAGTLIGDAGSITGNIANAGTVVFEQGANKSFIGNIVGFGGLTGKMIKRGTGTLTLTGSSHLGWTVDAGELVSATNRFTSDLVIGADGSFTFDQDYAGSYAGTIIGSGALLLTGGGAVALTADSSGFAGTTALSNMTLVVAEALGGSLSILDGGRLEGTGTVGPTTVAAGGTLAPGNSIGTLAVDGDLSFAPGSRYEVEVNPQRTDRDLLYVAGNAALNGGAIAHIGATGEYELRSTYTIISAHGALSGTFDGVTSDFAFLNPDLIYDYGAGTVDLLLVRNDRDFASVALTPNQIATAQGIDSIGFDASDAVYDAVAQITADNQLIRASFDALSGEIHASAMTALIEDSRLIRNAANDRIRAAFGNTGASATPVLAYGPEDAPILVDAEHAGPAFWSHGFGSWGSADDDSNAASLDRATGGVLVGADRLVDEWRLGLLVGYSQSSFDARDRASSGSSNNYHLGLYGGTEWGELALRTGAAYTWHNIDTRRSVAIPGLADSPSADYSAATFQVFGELAHGLELDSESRLEPFANLAHLSLHRDGFGEQGGAATLTAASTTAGVTFTTLGLRSEHNLTFGTMDAKLNGTVGWRYAFGDTTPESNHAFWTSDAFTIAGAPVAKDTAIIDAGIDLNLTPDAAVGLYYTGQLSSVSADHGFKANLNMRF
- a CDS encoding outer membrane protein, whose amino-acid sequence is MKKILFCSLILFCSSGAMAADVVLDNSALPVVSQAPISWTGAYIGVQAGSGWASGDFSGFGINGSEDANGGSLGGFIGYNYQSGNSLMLGIEADVEYNWNEQQVFGADFGTDWAGSVRGRVGYAFNKALIYATAGWAATRGYVDVPGLGKAQETYNGYTVGAGLDYAFTNQIFGRIEYRYNDYGDKALQGINVDVDQHAVKIGLGVKF